The following are from one region of the Salicibibacter kimchii genome:
- a CDS encoding cysteine desulfurase family protein, which yields MTDIYLDHAATTPVRPEVWKAMKPYLDGTVTGNPSSIHRFGREARKVVDATRMSVAESVGASTEEIVFTSGGTEADNLAITGVARARKHEGTHVITTEAEHHAVLHACRQLEREGYDVTYLPVMPDGTVRMDALEEALREDTILVTIMYGNNETGAINPINDIGGRLHAHKALFHTDAVQAYGVLSLDVASLHVDLLTASAHKINGPKGMGFLYVKKETRLHPLLFGGEQEQRLRPGTENVPAIAGFGAAVELLTTEKQERATTYGKLISHFLAALENENVAYEINGDERQRLPHIINLYFPGTSTEALLTQLDLEGIAVSSGSACTAGSFQPSHVLKAMFGENDARVRSSVRISVGYDNNEAQLNEAAKVIANISEQHRRVLVKK from the coding sequence ATGACGGATATTTATTTGGACCATGCCGCGACAACGCCTGTGCGACCGGAAGTTTGGAAAGCGATGAAACCTTATCTTGACGGCACGGTGACTGGAAATCCATCCAGCATTCATCGTTTTGGCCGAGAAGCGCGCAAAGTGGTGGATGCCACCAGAATGAGCGTGGCCGAAAGCGTGGGGGCAAGCACGGAAGAAATCGTCTTTACGAGTGGCGGAACAGAAGCGGACAACCTTGCCATCACCGGTGTCGCTCGCGCCCGAAAACACGAAGGCACCCACGTGATTACAACGGAAGCCGAGCACCATGCAGTGCTTCACGCGTGCAGGCAATTGGAGCGGGAAGGATATGACGTCACTTATTTGCCGGTCATGCCGGACGGGACGGTTCGTATGGATGCTTTGGAAGAAGCTTTGCGGGAAGATACGATTTTAGTCACGATCATGTACGGAAACAATGAAACGGGAGCGATCAATCCGATTAACGATATCGGTGGGCGTTTGCACGCGCACAAAGCACTTTTTCATACCGATGCGGTGCAAGCTTACGGGGTGCTCTCCCTCGATGTGGCGTCCCTTCACGTCGACTTGCTCACCGCTTCCGCCCATAAAATCAACGGACCAAAAGGGATGGGCTTTTTGTATGTGAAAAAAGAGACCCGGCTCCATCCTCTGCTCTTTGGGGGAGAACAAGAACAACGATTGCGGCCCGGGACCGAAAATGTTCCGGCTATCGCCGGTTTCGGTGCTGCTGTTGAATTGCTCACGACCGAAAAACAGGAACGGGCAACAACGTATGGAAAACTCATCAGTCACTTCTTGGCCGCTCTTGAGAATGAAAATGTGGCTTATGAAATAAATGGAGATGAACGACAAAGACTCCCCCATATCATCAATCTTTATTTTCCTGGCACATCGACGGAAGCCCTTTTGACGCAACTTGATCTGGAAGGGATCGCGGTCTCCAGTGGATCCGCGTGCACCGCGGGAAGCTTCCAGCCGTCCCACGTGTTGAAAGCAATGTTTGGCGAGAATGATGCCCGTGTTCGTTCTTCCGTTCGAATTAGTGTCGGTTATGACAATAATGAGGCACAACTGAATGAAGCAGCGAAAGTGATCGCGAATATATCCGAACAACACCGTCGCGTGTTGGTGAAAAAGTGA
- a CDS encoding ATP-dependent RecD-like DNA helicase: MMNEEWKAAMDKITGVVSHLIFRNEKNGYTVLNIRIDDATPSVDVSSITVVGHFPFPPEEDLLTFYGQFHEHERYGQQFNMEFYEPYIPEGKPAVIQYLSSERFPGIGKKTASRVVAELGEAAIDKILHQPSLLYDIPNIKRQQADILTERLMEEQEIAGVMSRLITYGFGTELATKIIQAYKGETLNVVEKDPYQLVQDIEGIGFQKADALGVQLGIAPTEKKRLRAGLLFSLWQMSQSVGHVYLPCDVWIEEALKVLNYRNLEVDAAMLQKEIEELDEEGKVAVLDERAYLLSLFFAEKGLATNVNRLLNTEVQETFAEDLYLKTLGELENDFKITYADRQKEAVELALKSPLMILTGGPGTGKTTVIRAIVDIFKRMRGWNERKEKKLPVLLAAPTGRAAKRMAEATGLKAFTIHKWLGWRGEEEEFLEHDEENPLEGELLIIDEASMIDLWLANQLFKAIPAGMQVIIVGDEDQLPSVGPGQVLGDLLRSEKVPAISLSSVYRQAEGSSIIDLAHDLKEGKLSADIKETKPDRSFIACHGTSMPDVILQICQKAMDKGYPARDIQVLAPMYKGTAGIHLLNEKLQALFNPPKQGKRSMTYGDVTFRNGDIVLQLVNNPEDNVFNGDRGEIIALLKEKETEDGKEKLVVKFDGIEVYYEKQDLKQITLAYCSSIHKAQGSEFPIVIVPLSMSYRRMLKRNLLYTAITRARDSLIMVGEQRAFALAVETNDQHSRYSHLHLRIQEASTNHENVKEEQY; this comes from the coding sequence ATGATGAACGAGGAATGGAAGGCAGCGATGGACAAAATTACCGGCGTGGTTAGCCACCTTATTTTTCGAAATGAAAAAAACGGCTATACGGTTTTGAACATCCGCATTGATGACGCAACTCCTTCCGTCGATGTCTCCTCCATTACGGTTGTCGGTCATTTTCCCTTTCCTCCCGAAGAAGATCTGTTGACGTTTTACGGACAATTTCACGAGCATGAACGTTATGGCCAACAGTTCAACATGGAATTTTACGAACCGTATATTCCTGAAGGCAAGCCCGCGGTTATTCAGTATTTATCCAGTGAGCGTTTCCCCGGTATCGGAAAGAAAACCGCGTCCCGTGTCGTTGCCGAACTAGGGGAAGCAGCGATTGATAAAATCCTCCATCAGCCTAGCCTTTTGTACGACATTCCGAACATTAAACGTCAACAAGCGGATATCCTCACCGAGCGATTAATGGAAGAACAGGAGATCGCCGGGGTGATGAGCCGCTTGATTACATATGGGTTCGGTACGGAATTGGCGACAAAAATCATTCAGGCTTATAAGGGCGAGACGTTAAACGTCGTGGAAAAAGACCCTTATCAGCTCGTGCAAGACATTGAAGGCATCGGTTTTCAAAAGGCCGATGCGCTTGGTGTTCAATTGGGCATCGCCCCGACGGAAAAGAAGCGGCTGCGGGCAGGATTGCTATTTTCACTGTGGCAAATGTCCCAAAGCGTCGGGCATGTCTATTTGCCGTGTGATGTATGGATCGAAGAGGCCTTGAAAGTGCTGAATTATCGAAACCTTGAAGTGGATGCCGCGATGTTGCAAAAGGAGATTGAGGAACTTGACGAAGAGGGGAAGGTTGCTGTTCTGGATGAACGGGCTTACCTATTGTCGCTCTTTTTCGCGGAAAAGGGGTTAGCAACGAATGTGAACCGTTTGTTAAACACGGAAGTACAAGAAACGTTTGCCGAGGACCTCTATTTGAAAACATTGGGAGAGCTGGAAAATGATTTTAAAATCACATACGCCGATCGTCAAAAAGAAGCGGTGGAGCTCGCCTTAAAATCTCCGCTCATGATTTTGACCGGAGGCCCGGGAACGGGAAAAACGACGGTTATTCGTGCAATTGTGGATATATTCAAACGCATGCGCGGCTGGAACGAGCGAAAAGAAAAAAAGCTTCCCGTTCTTCTCGCCGCGCCTACGGGCAGAGCCGCGAAACGGATGGCAGAAGCAACCGGCCTAAAAGCTTTTACTATTCATAAATGGCTGGGCTGGCGCGGTGAAGAAGAGGAATTTCTTGAGCATGATGAAGAAAATCCGCTCGAAGGGGAGCTATTGATTATCGATGAAGCATCCATGATTGATCTATGGCTCGCGAATCAACTATTTAAAGCAATACCGGCCGGGATGCAAGTGATTATTGTCGGTGATGAAGATCAATTGCCCTCCGTGGGTCCGGGGCAAGTACTCGGGGATTTGTTGCGATCGGAAAAAGTTCCGGCGATATCGTTGTCGTCGGTTTACCGCCAAGCGGAAGGCTCCTCGATCATCGATTTGGCGCATGATTTAAAAGAGGGAAAGTTATCCGCTGATATTAAAGAAACGAAACCGGATCGATCGTTCATTGCATGTCACGGAACGAGCATGCCTGATGTCATCCTTCAGATTTGCCAAAAAGCGATGGATAAAGGGTACCCCGCGCGTGATATTCAAGTGCTTGCCCCGATGTATAAAGGAACCGCGGGGATTCATTTGCTGAATGAAAAATTGCAAGCCCTTTTTAATCCTCCGAAGCAGGGGAAGCGGTCCATGACATATGGCGACGTCACTTTTCGCAATGGCGATATCGTCCTGCAGCTTGTGAATAATCCCGAAGACAATGTTTTTAATGGGGACCGCGGCGAAATCATCGCGCTTCTTAAAGAAAAAGAAACCGAAGACGGCAAAGAAAAACTTGTCGTTAAATTTGACGGCATTGAAGTTTACTATGAAAAACAGGATTTAAAACAAATCACACTCGCTTACTGCTCCTCGATTCATAAAGCCCAGGGAAGCGAATTCCCGATTGTAATCGTCCCGTTATCCATGTCTTACCGTCGGATGTTAAAAAGAAATTTGCTTTATACCGCGATTACGAGAGCGCGCGACTCCTTAATCATGGTCGGCGAACAGCGGGCATTTGCATTGGCTGTTGAGACGAATGATCAACATAGCCGCTATTCCCACTTGCACCTTCGTATTCAGGAAGCAAGTACCAATCATGAAAACGTCAAGGAAGAACAATACTAA
- a CDS encoding RsfA family transcriptional regulator, translating into MTKVRQDAWSHEDDVLLAETVLKHIREGSTQLKAFEEVGDILNRTAAACGFRWNAVVRDRFEGQISDAKRDRKNFQRRDAANAVQQTLGMKTESTPEPTAVNYANAGSDENLSLEHVITLLETLKNTGIDKEKVTALEEENQQLQTAVNAWRHKHEELEREYQSLLTVINRARNMMFMDETNTDAFMSSNDFRLDHDGNIENIAKDSS; encoded by the coding sequence ATGACGAAAGTACGGCAAGATGCCTGGTCACATGAGGACGATGTATTACTCGCCGAAACAGTATTAAAGCACATAAGAGAAGGAAGCACGCAGTTAAAAGCATTTGAAGAAGTCGGTGATATATTAAACCGCACTGCTGCCGCTTGCGGGTTCCGCTGGAATGCCGTTGTACGCGATCGTTTTGAGGGTCAAATAAGCGATGCAAAACGGGATCGGAAAAACTTTCAAAGGCGAGATGCCGCAAACGCCGTACAACAAACGCTTGGAATGAAAACGGAGAGCACCCCTGAACCAACTGCAGTCAATTATGCAAATGCCGGTAGTGACGAAAACTTGTCATTGGAACATGTAATTACCTTGTTGGAAACATTGAAAAACACCGGTATCGACAAAGAAAAAGTGACCGCATTGGAAGAAGAGAATCAGCAACTGCAAACAGCGGTTAACGCGTGGCGCCATAAACACGAGGAATTGGAAAGAGAGTACCAGTCCTTACTCACCGTGATTAACCGCGCTCGGAACATGATGTTTATGGATGAGACCAATACGGACGCTTTCATGAGCTCCAACGATTTTCGGCTGGATCATGATGGCAACATCGAGAATATTGCCAAGGACTCCAGCTGA
- a CDS encoding replication-associated recombination protein A, producing the protein MSTTPLAYRMRPKTVDEVYGQDHLLGDGALIQRMVQANKLHPMILHGPPGTGKTSLATALAGSTNIHYKLLNAVEHQKKDLQIATDEARMYGSLILIIDEFHRLDKSKQDYLLPHLESGELLVIGATTANPYHSINPAIRSRCHVFELYKSETADIRNMLEAALANSERGLGEYPAHVDEEALEHMGASSGGDMRAALNALELAVLSTPAGDDGIIHIDAAIAETCTQKKNFDHDNDGDQHYDVLSAFQKSIRGSDADAALHYLARLIKVGDLTSIGRRLLVMAYEDIGLANPQAGPRTLAAIETAERLGFPEARIPLANAVVELALSPKSNAAYQGINKALQDIDKHGSPAIPAHIRDSSYQGAKHLNRGIGYLYPHDYKDGLIKQQYLPEPLKHHRYLRFQQNSKFEQAFREAQTKINQVIKSSKP; encoded by the coding sequence ATGAGTACCACACCGCTTGCCTATCGCATGCGCCCTAAAACCGTTGATGAAGTGTACGGCCAGGATCATTTATTGGGAGACGGTGCCCTTATTCAACGAATGGTGCAGGCGAATAAGCTCCATCCGATGATATTGCACGGACCGCCCGGTACCGGAAAAACCTCGCTGGCGACCGCGCTGGCAGGAAGCACAAACATTCATTATAAACTGCTGAATGCGGTGGAACATCAGAAAAAAGATTTACAAATCGCAACAGACGAAGCACGCATGTACGGAAGCTTAATTCTCATTATCGACGAGTTCCATCGATTGGATAAAAGCAAACAAGATTACCTTCTCCCCCATTTGGAAAGCGGGGAGTTACTTGTGATCGGAGCAACGACTGCCAACCCCTACCATTCGATTAATCCCGCGATACGCAGTCGCTGCCATGTCTTCGAGCTTTATAAATCCGAAACGGCTGACATTCGCAACATGTTGGAAGCCGCGCTTGCAAATAGTGAAAGAGGGCTGGGCGAATATCCCGCACACGTAGATGAAGAGGCCCTTGAACATATGGGCGCCTCTTCAGGCGGCGATATGAGAGCAGCTCTAAACGCCTTGGAACTCGCTGTTTTATCAACCCCTGCGGGTGATGACGGCATCATACATATTGATGCAGCGATTGCTGAAACCTGTACACAAAAGAAAAATTTCGACCATGATAACGACGGGGATCAACATTACGATGTTCTCTCCGCCTTCCAAAAATCCATCCGCGGAAGCGATGCGGATGCTGCCCTTCATTATTTGGCACGACTAATCAAGGTAGGCGATCTCACAAGCATTGGGCGTCGTTTGCTCGTCATGGCTTATGAGGATATCGGGCTTGCCAATCCCCAAGCCGGACCACGAACGCTGGCTGCCATTGAAACGGCAGAACGTTTAGGATTCCCGGAAGCGCGGATCCCGCTTGCAAATGCCGTCGTCGAACTTGCGCTCTCCCCAAAATCCAACGCTGCTTACCAGGGCATAAACAAGGCGTTGCAAGACATTGACAAGCACGGATCCCCGGCGATTCCGGCGCATATCCGGGACAGCAGTTACCAAGGGGCGAAACATCTAAATCGAGGGATCGGATACCTCTATCCGCATGATTACAAAGATGGGCTCATAAAGCAGCAGTATCTTCCTGAGCCGTTAAAACATCACCGTTATTTGCGCTTCCAACAGAATAGTAAATTTGAACAAGCGTTTCGGGAAGCGCAAACGAAGATTAACCAGGTGATTAAGTCTTCAAAGCCGTGA
- the cymR gene encoding cysteine metabolism transcriptional regulator CymR, with protein MKISTKGRYGLTIMIALAKKYGDGPISLRSIAKDYHLSEHYLEQLIAPLRNAMYVKSVRGAYGGYMLTQEPKNITAGDIIRVLEGPISPVEVVENEEPAKRDLWIKIRDAVKEVLDSTTLDDLANYEETDDLEDYMFYI; from the coding sequence ATGAAGATCTCGACAAAAGGGCGGTACGGACTTACCATCATGATCGCGTTAGCTAAAAAGTATGGGGATGGACCGATCTCTTTAAGGTCAATAGCGAAAGATTATCACTTATCGGAGCACTACCTTGAGCAATTAATTGCACCGCTTCGCAATGCCATGTACGTAAAAAGCGTGCGCGGGGCTTATGGTGGCTATATGCTGACACAAGAGCCGAAAAACATTACAGCCGGAGACATTATCCGCGTGCTTGAAGGGCCCATCAGCCCGGTAGAAGTGGTGGAGAATGAAGAACCGGCCAAACGAGACCTTTGGATTAAGATCAGGGATGCCGTAAAAGAAGTGCTTGATTCAACAACGCTCGACGACTTGGCGAATTATGAAGAAACCGATGATCTGGAAGATTATATGTTTTATATTTAG
- a CDS encoding tetratricopeptide repeat protein: MNEYQKGMDAMQAGNYGEAMTHFRQALESDPDNPLLYTNMGSLFTRAGEYEHALACYRRAIQLDDEQAGAYYGAGNISYNVENYQEALQFYKQAEALGMNDQSLHMMIGMCEFQLDKVAFALARLQRAVELDPDDEEARFYFGLTLAKSELIDEAIEAFEAVIDQNAKHADAHYNLGIAYFSKQENRKALDYFSKTLELQPDHYLAAHGKKQVVKATEQ, from the coding sequence GTGAACGAATATCAAAAAGGGATGGACGCAATGCAGGCCGGAAATTACGGAGAAGCGATGACTCATTTCCGGCAAGCGCTTGAAAGCGACCCCGACAATCCGTTGCTTTATACAAACATGGGCAGTTTGTTTACGCGTGCAGGAGAATATGAACACGCGCTCGCCTGTTATCGGCGCGCGATCCAGTTGGATGACGAGCAGGCAGGCGCCTACTACGGGGCAGGAAATATCTCCTACAATGTCGAAAATTATCAGGAAGCCCTACAGTTTTATAAACAAGCCGAAGCGTTGGGCATGAATGACCAAAGCCTGCACATGATGATCGGAATGTGTGAATTTCAACTGGATAAGGTCGCGTTTGCGCTGGCCCGTTTGCAACGGGCGGTGGAATTGGACCCCGATGATGAAGAAGCGCGCTTTTATTTTGGTTTAACGCTTGCAAAGTCTGAGTTGATAGATGAAGCTATCGAAGCGTTTGAAGCAGTGATCGATCAAAATGCAAAACACGCCGACGCCCATTATAATTTGGGAATTGCCTATTTTTCCAAGCAAGAAAACAGGAAGGCGCTTGACTATTTCAGCAAGACGCTAGAATTGCAACCGGATCATTATTTGGCCGCGCACGGAAAAAAGCAAGTGGTAAAAGCGACGGAGCAATAA
- a CDS encoding AI-2E family transporter, with the protein MTSRKWLLRSLFVLILLACLYFLYLLTPVWKPILTSIGKIALPFLLAGLFAYLLHPIIEFLQRQWFPRWLSVLLIYLLFFGGGAWALIEMAPVLVRQSTAFMNELPDWIKTFEDGWLSLHRQIDTLPPMIHDQVEESVTELEANGGDILDRIMEQWPAILEGIVMLFLLPFLVFYLLKDLDAFEKAATYVVPERWQENGKKFVQAVDHALGFYIRGQIVVSLCVGALSITALWIVQLPYPLILGIFMGMTDLIPYVGPYIGAVPAVIVALGVSWQTVLFTIIAITVVQQLESNVLSPYIMGKSAHLHPLLILLALLIGYEFAGFIGLLIAVPLFVVAGEVIRVFRKKENEEEAT; encoded by the coding sequence ATGACATCACGGAAATGGTTGCTCCGGTCTCTTTTTGTACTGATCCTGCTGGCTTGTTTATATTTTCTATATTTACTTACGCCTGTATGGAAACCGATTCTAACGAGCATCGGGAAAATCGCGCTTCCGTTTTTGTTGGCGGGATTATTCGCGTACCTTCTGCACCCGATTATCGAGTTTTTACAACGTCAGTGGTTTCCGAGATGGCTCTCGGTATTGCTTATCTATCTTCTTTTTTTCGGCGGTGGCGCCTGGGCTTTGATCGAGATGGCTCCGGTGTTGGTGCGCCAATCCACCGCATTTATGAACGAATTGCCTGATTGGATCAAAACATTTGAGGACGGCTGGTTATCGCTTCATCGTCAGATCGATACCTTGCCACCGATGATCCACGACCAGGTTGAAGAGAGTGTCACGGAATTAGAGGCAAACGGCGGTGACATCCTCGATCGCATCATGGAACAATGGCCCGCGATTCTTGAAGGGATTGTCATGCTTTTTTTGCTGCCTTTTTTAGTCTTCTATTTGTTGAAGGATTTGGATGCCTTTGAAAAAGCTGCCACTTATGTCGTTCCGGAACGATGGCAAGAAAACGGAAAAAAATTTGTACAAGCCGTAGATCACGCTCTCGGTTTTTATATTCGGGGACAGATTGTCGTTTCTCTCTGTGTTGGTGCGCTTTCGATCACTGCGTTGTGGATCGTTCAGCTTCCTTATCCTTTAATCCTCGGCATATTTATGGGAATGACGGACTTGATCCCTTATGTCGGTCCCTATATAGGCGCGGTTCCCGCTGTCATTGTAGCGCTTGGGGTATCCTGGCAAACCGTTTTATTCACGATTATCGCCATAACCGTCGTGCAACAATTGGAAAGCAATGTTCTATCCCCCTATATCATGGGAAAAAGTGCCCACCTTCATCCGCTGTTGATTTTACTGGCGTTATTGATCGGCTATGAATTCGCGGGATTTATCGGGCTGCTGATCGCAGTTCCATTGTTTGTAGTCGCCGGTGAGGTCATTAGGGTGTTTAGAAAAAAAGAAAATGAAGAGGAGGCGACATGA
- the mnmA gene encoding tRNA 2-thiouridine(34) synthase MnmA, producing MEANSDIRVIVGMSGGVDSSVAAALLKEEGYDVVGIFMKNWDDTDENGVCTATNDYQDVARVCDQLGIPYYSVNFEQQYWDRVFTYFLEEYRQGRTPNPDIVCNKEIKFKAFLDYAIMLGADYVATGHYARLARDEDGTVELMRGLDHNKDQTYFLNQLSQDQLAQVMFPLGSHDKKEVRKMAEERGLVTASKKDSTGICFIGERDFKSFLRQYLPAQPGEMRTPQGEYKGRHEGLMYYTLGQRQGLGIGGAGEPWFVVDKDLGENVLIVAQGSNHPALMSEGLYGTGLNWLSASLPMEALQCTAKFRYRQADQDVTLYVTDENDFFVAFKETQRAVTPGQAVVFYDGDVCLGGGTIESTVVNAESEMVSGSG from the coding sequence ATGGAAGCAAACAGTGACATCCGCGTCATCGTCGGCATGTCCGGAGGCGTTGACTCATCAGTGGCCGCGGCTTTGCTCAAAGAAGAAGGCTATGACGTGGTCGGCATTTTTATGAAAAATTGGGATGACACGGATGAAAATGGCGTATGCACGGCAACGAATGATTACCAAGATGTGGCACGTGTTTGTGATCAACTTGGTATTCCTTATTATTCGGTGAACTTTGAGCAGCAATACTGGGATCGCGTGTTTACGTATTTTCTGGAAGAATACCGGCAAGGACGTACGCCAAACCCGGATATCGTGTGCAACAAAGAAATTAAATTTAAAGCATTTCTGGATTACGCGATCATGCTCGGTGCCGACTATGTAGCCACCGGTCACTATGCACGTCTGGCGAGGGATGAAGACGGCACGGTGGAACTTATGCGCGGACTTGACCATAACAAAGACCAAACGTACTTTTTGAATCAATTAAGCCAGGATCAACTCGCCCAAGTAATGTTTCCGCTTGGTTCCCATGATAAAAAAGAAGTAAGAAAAATGGCAGAGGAACGAGGGCTTGTGACCGCATCGAAAAAAGACAGCACCGGCATTTGCTTTATCGGCGAACGTGATTTTAAATCTTTCCTACGGCAATATTTGCCCGCGCAACCAGGGGAAATGCGTACGCCCCAAGGCGAGTATAAAGGGCGTCACGAAGGGTTGATGTATTACACGCTTGGACAACGGCAGGGCCTTGGCATCGGCGGTGCCGGTGAACCTTGGTTTGTCGTGGATAAAGATCTCGGAGAAAATGTATTAATCGTTGCCCAGGGAAGTAACCATCCGGCACTCATGTCGGAGGGGCTCTACGGCACAGGGTTGAATTGGCTCTCTGCTTCTTTGCCGATGGAAGCCTTGCAGTGCACGGCGAAGTTCCGATATCGGCAAGCGGATCAAGACGTTACACTGTACGTGACCGATGAAAATGATTTTTTTGTGGCGTTTAAGGAAACGCAACGGGCGGTAACTCCTGGACAAGCGGTCGTTTTTTATGATGGGGACGTTTGTTTAGGCGGGGGTACGATCGAGTCAACCGTCGTCAATGCAGAATCCGAAATGGTATCGGGAAGTGGATAA
- a CDS encoding zinc ribbon domain-containing protein, protein MAIQTILVQRKDPSKSEQKQWLYEQQAFATTVNVCVERINNGEKLSSKNVDGDLKAAIKNEAIRLAKKATSDFKEKKAKSIPIFRKSLGVQINFQNWNTLEKTVDIGDTFQCKSCGHKAHADMNAANNIATSTSLAV, encoded by the coding sequence ATGGCGATTCAAACCATCCTCGTTCAACGGAAAGACCCATCGAAATCGGAGCAAAAACAATGGTTATATGAACAACAAGCATTTGCCACCACGGTAAATGTATGTGTAGAAAGAATCAACAACGGTGAAAAACTCTCGTCTAAAAATGTGGATGGCGATTTAAAGGCTGCCATCAAAAACGAAGCGATTCGTCTAGCTAAAAAAGCCACATCTGACTTTAAAGAGAAAAAAGCAAAAAGCATTCCTATTTTCAGAAAATCTCTAGGTGTTCAAATTAATTTCCAAAATTGGAACACCCTCGAAAAGACAGTCGACATAGGGGATACATTTCAATGCAAAAGTTGCGGACATAAAGCGCACGCTGACATGAACGCTGCAAATAATATTGCAACAAGCACGAGCTTGGCGGTGTAG
- a CDS encoding YitT family protein — MKRNFLRWGTFTVGIMVMSMGIALMIRADLGAAPWDVFHIGLMMNLGMTVGSWSIIVGTVIIGTSALLDRRLPQLGSILNMVFVGVFIDLFLLAISTPAHLSLQIAMLLMGVLIMGVGIGVYIAPNCGAGPRDMLMLSIANRTGMPVGRVRLLMEITVLLCGWTLGGPVFIGTIIFSLTIGPVVGYTLPFCRRLFNAWIERGTRNEDLDKRAVRTYHHDRVS, encoded by the coding sequence GTGAAGAGAAATTTCTTACGTTGGGGGACATTTACCGTAGGGATCATGGTTATGTCGATGGGGATCGCCTTAATGATCCGGGCAGACCTTGGCGCTGCTCCCTGGGATGTGTTTCACATTGGTTTGATGATGAACCTGGGTATGACAGTGGGAAGCTGGAGTATTATCGTCGGAACGGTTATTATAGGTACCTCGGCGCTGTTGGACCGCAGACTTCCGCAATTGGGAAGCATCCTTAACATGGTATTTGTCGGTGTGTTTATTGATCTTTTCTTGCTTGCGATTTCCACACCGGCTCACTTAAGCCTTCAAATTGCCATGCTACTGATGGGTGTACTCATTATGGGAGTAGGCATCGGCGTTTACATTGCACCGAATTGCGGGGCCGGTCCACGGGATATGCTTATGCTGTCAATTGCAAATAGAACGGGAATGCCGGTCGGCCGTGTCCGTTTATTGATGGAAATCACGGTTCTCCTATGCGGGTGGACGCTGGGCGGCCCGGTTTTTATCGGAACCATTATCTTTTCCTTGACAATTGGACCAGTCGTTGGCTATACATTGCCTTTCTGCCGACGGCTGTTTAATGCTTGGATAGAAAGGGGGACTAGAAATGAAGATCTCGACAAAAGGGCGGTACGGACTTACCATCATGATCGCGTTAGCTAA